The Mesorhizobium sp. B1-1-8 genome contains a region encoding:
- a CDS encoding MotE family protein encodes MIELSSSNAHGPLTVFAAAVLAALLCSAPARAEDVRQVLPGGQTPAQPTQLTRDKLPDESEIQRFCSNIADAARDRRYALQAEELKQLQAGIDQRMKALEDKRAEYEQWLKRREVFLARAEDSVVKIYAGMKPDAAAERLAMVNVELAAAILMKLDPRKAGVILNEMDQKAAAALTGIMASAARRVDPS; translated from the coding sequence ATGATCGAGCTCTCCTCCTCAAATGCACATGGTCCGCTGACGGTGTTCGCCGCCGCGGTGCTGGCAGCGCTTCTATGCAGCGCGCCCGCCCGCGCCGAAGACGTGCGCCAGGTGCTGCCGGGCGGACAGACGCCGGCCCAGCCAACCCAGCTCACGCGCGACAAGCTGCCGGACGAAAGCGAAATCCAGCGCTTCTGCTCCAACATCGCCGATGCCGCGCGCGACCGCCGCTATGCCCTGCAGGCCGAGGAGTTGAAGCAGTTGCAGGCTGGCATCGACCAGCGCATGAAGGCGCTGGAGGACAAGCGGGCCGAATACGAGCAATGGCTGAAGCGCCGCGAGGTCTTCCTGGCGCGAGCCGAGGACAGCGTCGTCAAGATCTATGCCGGCATGAAGCCGGACGCCGCGGCCGAGCGCCTGGCGATGGTCAATGTCGAACTCGCGGCCGCCATCCTGATGAAGCTCGATCCGCGCAAGGCCGGCGTCATTCTCAACGAAATGGACCAGAAGGCGGCGGCAGCGCTCACCGGCATCATGGCCAGCGCGGCGCGAAGGGTCGATCCGTCATGA
- a CDS encoding flagellar basal body P-ring protein FlgI — translation MMRAFALLLSAAIGLQPALADGLTPKAKRELALKNGGVYDDPEYDPATTTRMFRVSTGPSTLPPGQVAARIKDIAQLQSARDNQLVGYGLVIGLAGTGDSLRNSPFTEQSIRAMLENLGIATEGGSARAKNVAAVIVTANMPPFVQSGARIDIDVSSMGDATSLAGGTLVMTPLKAADGEIYAVGQGSVIVGGFTAQGQAQQLTQGVPTAGRVPNGAIVERAVPAEFDDQGVLTLQLRNPDFSTAIRIADAVNDYTSQRFGMRVAAERDARTVQIRRPKNVSAARFYAEIENLVVESDTPARVVIDERTGTIVIGNNVRISRVAISHGTLTVRITEAPRVVQPEPFSKGETAVEPFTAIQASRPDARVAVLDGPDLETLVSGLNRLGVKPDGIIAILQGIKSAGALQADLVLQ, via the coding sequence GTGATGCGCGCCTTTGCTCTTCTGCTAAGTGCCGCCATCGGCCTCCAGCCAGCGCTGGCCGATGGGCTCACGCCGAAAGCCAAGCGCGAGCTTGCCCTGAAAAATGGCGGCGTCTACGACGACCCGGAATACGATCCCGCCACCACGACGCGCATGTTCCGCGTCTCGACGGGACCGAGCACGCTGCCGCCCGGCCAGGTCGCCGCCCGCATCAAGGACATCGCCCAGCTGCAAAGCGCGCGCGACAACCAGCTCGTCGGCTACGGCCTGGTCATCGGCCTCGCCGGAACCGGCGACAGCCTGCGCAATTCGCCGTTCACCGAGCAGTCGATCCGCGCCATGCTGGAGAATCTCGGCATCGCCACCGAAGGCGGCAGCGCGCGCGCCAAGAACGTCGCTGCCGTCATCGTTACCGCCAACATGCCGCCCTTCGTCCAGTCGGGCGCGCGCATCGACATCGACGTCTCCTCGATGGGCGACGCCACCTCGCTCGCCGGCGGCACGCTGGTGATGACGCCGCTGAAGGCGGCCGACGGCGAGATCTACGCCGTCGGGCAGGGCTCCGTGATCGTCGGTGGCTTCACCGCCCAGGGCCAGGCCCAGCAGCTGACGCAAGGCGTGCCGACCGCCGGCCGCGTGCCCAACGGCGCCATCGTCGAGCGCGCGGTGCCGGCCGAATTCGACGATCAGGGCGTGTTGACGCTGCAATTGCGCAACCCCGATTTCTCGACCGCGATCCGCATCGCCGATGCCGTCAACGACTACACCTCGCAACGCTTCGGCATGCGCGTCGCCGCCGAGCGCGACGCCCGCACGGTGCAGATCAGGCGGCCGAAGAACGTCTCGGCCGCGCGCTTCTACGCCGAGATCGAGAACCTGGTCGTGGAGTCGGATACGCCGGCTCGCGTCGTCATAGACGAGCGCACCGGCACCATCGTCATCGGCAACAACGTCAGGATCTCGCGCGTGGCGATCAGCCACGGCACGCTCACCGTGCGTATCACAGAGGCGCCGAGGGTGGTCCAGCCCGAGCCTTTCTCGAAAGGCGAGACCGCTGTCGAACCTTTCACCGCCATCCAGGCTTCGCGACCCGACGCGCGCGTTGCCGTGCTCGACGGTCCCGATCTTGAAACGCTTGTCTCCGGCCTCAATCGTCTGGGCGTGAAGCCCGACGGCATCATCGCCATCCTGCAAGGCATCAAGTCGGCCGGCGCCCTGCAGGCCGATCTGGTTCTCCAATAG
- a CDS encoding flagellar hook-basal body complex protein FliE — MIGGIGALQFKPAIDGAEAAAPGLLQGGVGPEASESVGGSFAEALSQAATKTVNTLQNAEQMSIQALHGDADTRQVVDAVMSAQQALQTSIAIRDKVVSAYLEISRMSI, encoded by the coding sequence ATGATCGGCGGTATCGGCGCACTACAGTTCAAACCGGCAATCGATGGCGCGGAGGCAGCAGCCCCCGGCCTGCTGCAGGGCGGTGTCGGGCCTGAAGCCAGCGAGAGCGTCGGCGGCTCCTTCGCCGAGGCCCTGAGTCAGGCCGCGACCAAAACCGTCAACACGCTTCAGAACGCTGAACAGATGTCGATCCAGGCGCTGCACGGCGACGCCGACACGCGTCAGGTCGTCGACGCGGTGATGAGCGCCCAGCAGGCGCTGCAGACGTCCATCGCCATTCGCGACAAGGTCGTCTCCGCTTATCTCGAAATCAGCCGCATGAGTATCTAG
- the flgH gene encoding flagellar basal body L-ring protein FlgH, giving the protein MKVNMLALVAVAALSGCGTNFKEIGREPALSPVGSGIGNGSAAPYSYPEPPSRPVKKFSLWDDRQSRLFTDPRALREGDILTVNIKLNDKANFKNQNDRSRTAARKLGYDITLGWEDAKTSGKGDAGLSSSTETNADGEIKRSENLELNVAAVVTGVLPNGNLMISGSQEVRVNYELRVLTIAGMVRPSDIGAENTIPYERIAEARISYGGRGRVSEVQQPAYGQQILDKVLPF; this is encoded by the coding sequence ATGAAGGTCAACATGCTTGCCCTGGTCGCGGTTGCGGCGCTGTCCGGCTGCGGCACCAATTTCAAGGAAATCGGCAGGGAGCCGGCACTGTCGCCCGTCGGGTCCGGCATCGGCAATGGCAGTGCTGCGCCTTACAGCTACCCGGAGCCGCCGTCGCGACCGGTCAAGAAATTCTCGCTGTGGGACGACCGCCAGAGCCGGCTGTTCACCGATCCGCGGGCGTTGCGCGAAGGCGACATCCTGACCGTCAACATCAAGCTCAACGACAAGGCCAACTTCAAGAACCAGAACGACCGGAGCCGCACTGCCGCGCGCAAGCTCGGCTATGACATTACGCTTGGATGGGAGGATGCAAAGACAAGCGGCAAGGGCGACGCCGGCCTCAGCTCCAGCACCGAGACTAACGCCGACGGCGAGATCAAGCGCTCGGAAAATCTCGAGCTCAACGTCGCAGCCGTCGTCACCGGAGTGCTGCCCAACGGCAATCTGATGATCAGCGGTTCGCAGGAAGTGCGGGTCAACTACGAGCTTCGCGTCCTCACAATCGCCGGAATGGTGCGCCCCTCCGATATCGGTGCGGAAAACACCATTCCCTACGAGCGTATCGCCGAGGCGCGCATCTCCTATGGCGGCCGCGGGCGCGTGAGCGAGGTCCAGCAGCCGGCTTACGGCCAGCAGATCCTCGACAAGGTTCTTCCTTTCTAG
- the flgG gene encoding flagellar basal-body rod protein FlgG — protein MKALAIAATGMNAQQTNLEVIANNIANINTTGYKRARAEFSDLLYQVDRTQGVPNRSNTSLVPEGVSIGLGVKTTAVRNVHTQGELTSTGNSFDLALTGRGWFQIEGADGGTLYSRAGAFNTNATGQLVTVDGANVIPAITVPTNAVEVIVNKTGQVFARIDGQTNLQLLGQLQIANFANEAGLAPLGDNLFQETAASGPANVGVPGDPGFATIEQGYLESSNVDPVKEITELISAQRAYEMNSKVIQAADDMASVVSKNIR, from the coding sequence ATGAAAGCACTTGCCATCGCCGCGACCGGCATGAATGCCCAGCAGACCAATCTGGAAGTCATCGCCAACAACATCGCCAACATCAACACCACCGGCTACAAGCGGGCACGGGCCGAATTCTCCGACCTGCTCTACCAGGTCGATCGCACGCAAGGCGTGCCCAACCGCTCGAACACCTCGCTGGTGCCGGAGGGCGTTTCCATCGGCCTCGGCGTCAAGACGACCGCGGTGCGCAATGTCCACACGCAGGGCGAGCTGACCAGCACCGGCAACAGCTTCGACCTTGCACTGACCGGCAGGGGCTGGTTCCAGATCGAGGGCGCCGACGGCGGCACGCTCTACAGCCGCGCCGGCGCCTTCAACACCAACGCCACCGGCCAGCTGGTCACCGTCGACGGCGCCAACGTCATTCCGGCCATCACCGTGCCGACCAACGCGGTCGAGGTCATCGTCAACAAGACCGGCCAGGTCTTTGCCCGCATCGACGGCCAGACCAACCTGCAGCTGCTCGGCCAGCTGCAGATCGCCAATTTCGCCAACGAGGCGGGCCTGGCGCCGCTCGGCGACAACCTGTTCCAGGAGACGGCGGCTTCCGGCCCGGCCAATGTCGGCGTGCCGGGCGATCCCGGCTTCGCGACGATCGAGCAAGGCTATCTGGAATCGTCCAATGTCGATCCGGTCAAGGAAATCACCGAGCTGATCTCGGCGCAGCGCGCCTACGAAATGAACTCCAAGGTCATCCAGGCCGCCGACGACATGGCCTCGGTGGTTTCGAAGAACATCAGGTAA
- the flgA gene encoding flagellar basal body P-ring formation chaperone FlgA, translating into MAMPVSCSVFRRAALALALVAGGMPALAQESAGQSANQIAAGQAVGEAVLIPNRIIYPGETIELAALKQVTLVPGKHKPDAMATRSEELLGKVAKRTLLPGRYIPTAAIRDAWLVEQGASVQVYFTAGALTISATGVTLQPGAAGDLVRVRNIDSGKIISGTVMADGTIKVGAS; encoded by the coding sequence ATGGCGATGCCGGTCTCCTGCTCCGTCTTCCGCCGCGCCGCGCTGGCCCTTGCGCTGGTGGCCGGCGGCATGCCGGCGCTGGCGCAGGAATCGGCCGGCCAGTCGGCCAACCAGATCGCCGCCGGCCAGGCAGTCGGCGAAGCCGTTCTGATCCCGAACCGGATCATCTATCCCGGCGAGACCATCGAGCTCGCCGCGCTGAAGCAGGTGACGCTCGTCCCGGGCAAGCACAAGCCGGATGCCATGGCGACGCGTTCCGAAGAACTCCTGGGCAAGGTCGCCAAGCGCACGCTGCTGCCCGGCCGCTATATTCCGACCGCCGCCATCCGCGATGCCTGGCTGGTCGAACAGGGCGCCTCCGTGCAGGTTTATTTCACCGCCGGCGCGCTCACCATCTCGGCCACCGGCGTCACCTTGCAGCCGGGTGCCGCCGGCGATCTCGTCAGGGTCCGCAACATCGACAGCGGCAAGATCATCTCCGGCACGGTGATGGCCGACGGCACGATCAAGGTCGGCGCATCGTGA
- the flgC gene encoding flagellar basal body rod protein FlgC, with protein sequence MDALTAALKVAASGLGAQSERLRVVSENMANAQSTGTAPGADPYRRKTITFQSELDRASGGSMVEVSSIARDPSDFPIEFQPGNEAADAKGYVKMPNVNVLVEMADMSEANRSYEANLQVIKQARDLISMTIDLMRNQQ encoded by the coding sequence ATGGATGCGCTGACCGCAGCCCTCAAAGTCGCCGCATCCGGCCTCGGCGCCCAGTCGGAGCGCCTGCGCGTGGTGTCGGAAAACATGGCCAACGCGCAATCGACCGGTACTGCGCCTGGCGCCGATCCCTATCGCCGCAAGACCATCACCTTCCAGTCCGAGCTCGACCGCGCGAGCGGCGGCTCGATGGTGGAGGTGAGCTCGATCGCCCGCGATCCCTCCGACTTCCCGATCGAATTCCAGCCAGGCAACGAAGCCGCCGACGCGAAGGGTTACGTCAAGATGCCCAACGTCAACGTGCTGGTCGAAATGGCGGACATGAGCGAAGCGAACCGCTCCTATGAGGCCAACCTGCAGGTCATCAAGCAGGCTCGCGATCTGATTTCCATGACCATCGACCTGATGAGGAACCAGCAATGA